A genome region from Bacteroidia bacterium includes the following:
- a CDS encoding SRPBCC family protein, giving the protein MKHQLYREQQLNCDIETAWEFFSSPYNLAQITPKEMGFVVHTDVGNQAIFEGMEIEYTVSPLLKIPLKWRTKITEVTFQKSFTDFQEKGPYKLWNHIHEFIPNKEGVLMKDTVDYELPFGFLGDITHALLVNKKLESIFDFRFKVLEQKFNK; this is encoded by the coding sequence TAATTGTGATATAGAAACCGCTTGGGAGTTTTTTTCATCGCCCTATAACCTTGCCCAAATTACTCCTAAAGAAATGGGATTTGTAGTGCATACCGATGTAGGAAACCAAGCGATTTTTGAGGGTATGGAAATTGAATATACCGTTTCTCCATTACTTAAAATACCGTTGAAATGGAGAACGAAAATTACGGAAGTTACTTTTCAAAAAAGCTTTACCGATTTTCAAGAAAAAGGACCTTATAAACTCTGGAATCACATTCACGAATTTATTCCAAATAAAGAGGGCGTGTTAATGAAAGATACGGTAGATTATGAATTACCTTTCGGCTTTTTGGGAGATATCACTCACGCTTTATTGGTTAACAAGAAGCTGGAATCAATTTTTGATTTTCGCTTTAAAGTTTTGGAGCAAAAATTTAATAAATAA